From Vanacampus margaritifer isolate UIUO_Vmar chromosome 8, RoL_Vmar_1.0, whole genome shotgun sequence, a single genomic window includes:
- the ampd2a gene encoding AMP deaminase 2 isoform X5, with translation MEEKYKEIAEELFTRSMAESEMRSAPYEFPEDSPIEQLEERRHRLERQISQDIKLEPEILLRAKQDFMKIDSAPDLELMKESVDAVDNGIKEREMPMEREYQRVSISGEEKCGVPFTDLVDAAKCVVKALFIREKYINRSLQSFCKTTAHALQDLGLKPLDLGIYDKFPETPVDADAPVHPPVSETHPYDNLDPKSLPSDTEYGCKMIDGIMHVYTKKTTMDESTLIDLSYPDLKEYIADMNVMMALIINGPVKSFCYRRLQYLSSKYQMHILLNEMKELAAQKKVPHRDFYNIRKVDTHIHASSCMNQKHLLRFIKRAMKKYPEEIVHIERGRGQTLKEVFETMNLTAFDLSVDTLDMHADRNTFHRFDKFNAKYNPIGESILREIFIKTDNHVEGKYFAHIVKEVMFDLEESKYQNSELRLSIYGRSRDEWEKLAKWAVKHRVYSDNVRWLIQVPRLFDVYHTKKQLANFQEMLENIFLPLFEVTINPQSHPELHLFLEHVVGFDSVDDESKPEHHIFNLDSPLPANWSEEDNPPYSYYLYYTYANMTVLNHLRRRRGFHAFVLRPHCGEAGPIHHLVSGFMLSENISHGLLLRKAPVLQYLYYLAQIGIAMSPLSNNSLFLSYHRNPLPEYLSRGLVVSLSTDDPLQFHFTKEPLMEEYSIATQVWKLSSCDMCELARNSVLMSGFSHKAKSYWLGPSYYKEGPVSNDIRRTNLPDIRVAYRSETLSEELQLITQAVRTEELETIREEDSLCMGPLTGCR, from the exons ATGGAAGAGAAGTACAAAGAAATTGCAGAG GAGCTGTTCACACGCAGCATGGCAGAAAGTGAGATGCGCAGCGCCCCCTATGAGTTCCCAGAGGACAGCCCCATCGAGCAGCTGGAAGAGCGCCGGCACCGTCTCGAGAGGCAGATCAGTCAGGACATTAA GCTTGAACCCGAGATCTTGCTCCGTGCCAAACAGGACTTCATGAAAATCGACAGTGCCCCGGACCTTGA GTTAATGAAGGAGAGCGTTGATGCTGTTGATAATGGCATTAAGGAGCGGGAAATGCCAATGGAGAGGGAGTATCAGCGGGTTTCAATATCTGGAGAGGAAAAATGCGGG GTGCCCTTCACTGACCTAGTTGATGCTGCCAAGTGTGTGGTGAAGGCCTTGTTCATTCGAGAGAAGTACATCAACAGGTCTTTGCAGTCCTTTTGCAAGACCACGGCTCACGCCTTGCAGGACCTTGGCTTGAAGCCGCTGGATTTGGGAATCTATGACAAATTCCCCGAGACTCCCGTCGATGCTG ATGCCCCCGTCCACCCACCCGTCTCTGAGACACACCCTTACGACAATCTGGACCCCAAAAGTCTTCCTTCAGATACGGAATACGGTTGCAAGATGATCGATGGGATAATGCATGTTTATACCAAGAAGACCACCATGGACGA AAGTACCCTAATAGACCTGTCTTATCCTGATCTGAAAGAATATATAGCAGACATGAATGTAATGATGGCCCTCATCATTAACGGCCCCGT GAAATCTTTCTGCTACCGGCGCCTACAATATTTAAGCTCTAAATATCAAATGCACATCCTCCTAAATGAGATGAAGGAGCTGGCAGCACAGAAGAAAGTTCCTCATAGAGACTTTTACAACATACGCAAA gtagacacacacatacacgcgtcTTCCTGCATGAACCAGAAGCACCTGCTGCGCTTCATCAAGAGGGCCATGAAAAAATACCCCGAGGAGATTGTTCACATTGAGCGCGGCCGGGGTCAAACCCTCAAGGAGGTGTTCGAGACGATGAACCTGACGGCTTTCGACTTGAGCGTGGACACGCTTGACATGCATGCG gaTCGAAACACATTCCATCGCTTTGACAAGTTCAATGCCAAATACAACCCCATCGGAGAATCCATCCTCAGAGAGATATTCATCAAAACTGACAATCACGTTGAGGGGAAATACTTTGCACACATAGTCAAG GAGGTTATGTTCGACCTTGAGGAGAGCAAGTACCAGAACTCGGAGCTGCGGCTCTCCATCTACGGCCGCTCCAGAGACGAATGGGAAAAGCTGGCCAAGTGGGCTGTCAAACATCGGGTGTATTCCGATAACGTGCGCTGGCTCATCCAGGTGCCCCGACTTTT tgACGTGTATCACACAAAGAAGCAACTGGCTAATTTCCAGGAGATGCTGGAGAACATCTTCCTGCCACTTTTTGAAGTCACCATCAACCCTCAAAGTCATCCTGAGCTGCATCTCTTCCTGGAGCAC GTGGTGGGCTTCGACAGCGTGGATGACGAGTCCAAACCTGAGCACCACATTTTCAATCTGGACAGCCCTCTGCCAGCCAACTGGAGCGAGGAAGACAACCCGCCCTATTCCTACTACCTCTACTACACCTACGCCAACATGACCGTGCTCAACCACCTGCGCAG GAGGCGAGGCTTTCATGCCTTTGTGCTGCGACCCCACTGTGGGGAGGCCGGGCCAATCCACCACCTGGTGTCTGGCTTCATGCTGTCAGAGAACATCTCCCATGGTCTGCTGCTTAGAAAG GCACCTGTGCTGCAGTATTTATACTACCTGGCCCAGATCGGCATCGCCATGTCCCCTCTGAGCAACAACAGCCTGTTCCTGAGCTACCACCGCAATCCGCTGCCAGAGTACCTGTCAAGAGGCCTCGTGGTGTCCCTGTCCACGGACGACCCCCTCCAGTTCCACTTCACCAAG GAGCCTCTCATGGAGGAGTACAGCATTGCGACTCAAGTGTGGAAGTTAAGTTCCTGTGACATGTGCGAACTGGCAAGAAACAGTGTTCTTATGAGTGGCTTTTCACACAAG GCCAAAAGCTACTGGCTGGGCCCCAGCTATTACAAAGAGGGCCCCGTGAGCAACGACATCCGCCGCACCAACCTCCCCGACATCCGGGTGGCGTACCGCAGCGAGACGCTCTCCGAGGAGTTGCAGCTCATCACGCAGGCCGTGCGCACCGAGGAGCTGGAGACCATCAGAGAGGAGGACTCGCTGTGCATGGGCCCCCTGACCGGGTGCCGCTGA